From Micromonospora carbonacea:
GGGTACGCAGGACCTCGATGAACTCCTCGCCGAGGCCGTACTTGAAGGTGACCCGCCGGGCGTCGACCCAGCGCGGGATGAGCAGCACCTCCTCGTGCTCCACGTTGACGCACTCGACGGGGCCGATGCCCGCGGGGAAGCGGAACACCTCGGGCTCGCTGAACGGCTCGGTGGTGAACCAGCCCCGGTCGCGTTCCCAGATCACCGGCGGGTTGAGGCACTCCTCGATCGTGGTCCAGATGGAGAACGACGGGGCGAAGTCGTAGCCCTCGACGGTCAGGTTCGCGCCGTCGCGTACCCCGATCTCGTCGATCTCGGCGAACAGCTCGTCGGCGGCGTAGCGGGCGAAGACGTCGGACAGGCCCGGTTCGACGCCGATGCCGCACAGGGCGAGCCGGCCGGCGGACGCCCACCGGTCGGCGACGGCGAACTGCTCGTCGCCGAGCTTCACGCCGGTCTCGGCGTAGGGGCGCTTCGGGTGCGGGTGGGACAGGGACATGGCCATGTCGAGGTAGTCGGCCCCGGCCGCGTACGCGCCGTCGAAGATCGGCATGACGAAGCGCGGGTCGACGGCGTTGAGCACGTGGGTGATCCGGTATTCGCGGCACAGCGCGGCGACGGCGTCGGCGGAGGAGGCGTCGACGGTCGCGGCGACGAACCGGTCGCCGTGGCCGGCGACGGCCCGCGCGGCGCGGGCGGCGT
This genomic window contains:
- a CDS encoding saccharopine dehydrogenase family protein → MRILLVGAGGVGSAAAAIAARRTFFDTMVVADADAARAARAVAGHGDRFVAATVDASSADAVAALCREYRITHVLNAVDPRFVMPIFDGAYAAGADYLDMAMSLSHPHPKRPYAETGVKLGDEQFAVADRWASAGRLALCGIGVEPGLSDVFARYAADELFAEIDEIGVRDGANLTVEGYDFAPSFSIWTTIEECLNPPVIWERDRGWFTTEPFSEPEVFRFPAGIGPVECVNVEHEEVLLIPRWVDARRVTFKYGLGEEFIEVLRTLHKLGLDSTEPVTVRGVRMSPRDVVAAALPDPATLGDRMRGKTCAGTWVTGVGRDGRPREVYLYHVVDNEWSMAEYGHQAVVWQTAVNPVVALELLATGEWAGTGVIGPEALPPRPFLDLLTGYGSPWGLEDRR